A single region of the Acidobacteriota bacterium genome encodes:
- a CDS encoding serine hydrolase, producing the protein MRANSARDGACLRWLATFVLVFLLAVATAGAQVPAGAPEDVGLSAERLERIGEMIQRAIDAKQISGAVTVVARRGRVAHFEARGLMDIETNAPMRKDAIFPIASMTKPVTAVAILILVEEGKVRLSDPVSRFIPEFRDTKVAMPRSDAAGEEGDIYTVPAKREVTVHDLITHTSGLGSRGAAREATARIAPRDPTGTVADWAAALGAAPLAFHPGTRWAYSPLAGIDTLGRIVEVASGLTFDEFLRLRVFEPLGMKDTAFDVPEDKKRRVVTLYIRTPDGLELRPELPEWLATTTLHGGAGGLWSTAEDYLHFAQMLVNGGELNGTRLLGSRTVELMGSNHVGDLYEKARSPGMGFGLAVDVVLDGVAARGDHRSTGSFGWGGAFGTSYWVDPQEDLTAVLMVQTPGGVPRADFQNAVMQAIVD; encoded by the coding sequence ATGCGCGCCAATAGTGCCCGTGACGGCGCCTGCCTGCGGTGGCTGGCGACGTTCGTCCTCGTCTTCCTGCTCGCGGTCGCGACGGCCGGAGCCCAGGTGCCCGCCGGGGCGCCGGAGGACGTGGGGTTGTCCGCGGAACGTCTCGAGCGAATCGGCGAGATGATCCAGCGCGCCATCGACGCGAAGCAGATCTCCGGCGCCGTCACCGTCGTCGCGCGGCGCGGCCGCGTCGCCCACTTCGAGGCGCGAGGCCTCATGGACATCGAGACGAACGCCCCGATGCGCAAGGACGCCATCTTCCCGATCGCCTCGATGACGAAGCCGGTAACCGCCGTCGCCATCCTGATCCTCGTCGAAGAGGGGAAGGTCCGTCTGTCGGATCCGGTGTCCCGCTTCATTCCGGAGTTCAGGGACACGAAGGTCGCGATGCCGCGATCGGACGCCGCAGGCGAGGAAGGCGACATCTACACGGTGCCGGCGAAGCGCGAGGTCACGGTGCACGATCTGATCACCCACACGTCGGGTCTGGGCAGCCGCGGCGCGGCACGCGAGGCGACGGCGCGCATCGCCCCTCGCGATCCGACCGGCACGGTCGCGGACTGGGCGGCTGCGCTCGGAGCGGCCCCCCTCGCCTTCCATCCGGGCACCCGCTGGGCGTACAGCCCGCTGGCGGGGATCGACACGCTGGGGCGCATCGTCGAGGTCGCCTCGGGTCTGACGTTCGACGAGTTCCTGCGGCTGCGGGTCTTCGAGCCCCTGGGAATGAAGGACACCGCCTTCGACGTGCCGGAGGACAAGAAGCGGCGCGTCGTGACGCTGTACATTCGCACCCCCGACGGCCTCGAACTCCGCCCGGAGCTGCCGGAATGGCTGGCCACGACGACGTTGCACGGGGGTGCCGGCGGTCTCTGGTCGACGGCCGAAGACTACCTGCACTTCGCCCAGATGCTGGTCAACGGCGGGGAGCTGAACGGCACGCGGCTGCTGGGCTCCCGGACCGTCGAACTGATGGGGTCGAACCACGTCGGCGACCTGTACGAGAAGGCGAGGAGCCCTGGGATGGGGTTCGGACTGGCCGTGGACGTCGTGCTCGACGGCGTCGCGGCCCGCGGTGACCACCGGTCCACCGGCAGCTTCGGCTGGGGTGGCGCGTTCGGCACCAGCTACTGGGTCGATCCGCAGGAGGACCTGACCGCGGTTCTCATGGTGCAGACGCCGGGCGGTGTGCCCCGGGCCGACTTCCAGAATGCCGTGATGCAGGCGATCGTCGACTGA
- a CDS encoding PQQ-binding-like beta-propeller repeat protein, translating to MIWFSSKVGAFDVRPRARSLTLVACAGALVLGSTLAAQEGEWPYFGGDRTFKRYSPLDRIDASNVGDLRIVWRRPGLEPELKEEFPELRPGNNLRSTPIMVEGRLFLTNLVGLLRAVDPASGETLWSQAPFEPTIEEARGLSPRGVDLWTGGEKERLFLARGNYLYSVDASSGELDADFGDQGRVSLRLPGPLAGDFTWTAGPIVVGDVVVTAGFTGGAGDGGNMREATPEDVRGYDVRTGRRLWTFHVVPRPGEPGNETWGDGSWEYSGDLGSWCCLSADEELGHVYVQLSAPTAAYYGGHRPGDNLYSNSLVALNARTGERVWHFQMVRHDVWEWDTVGPATLGEITVDGRRIDAVMQPSKTGFLYVFDRRTGEPVWPIEERAVPGSRVPGERLSPTQPFPTKPPPFDRQGFVEDDLIDFTPELRARALELVKPFRLGPIFTPPGLMDDEQGKIGTLTNPGAWGTGNWHTGAFDPETGVYYAVSHTWPSVYSLTKPEADDATLGYVIGYDAPDVPTLDGLPIVKPPYGRITAIDMHRGEHVWMAANGDGPRDHPLLEGLDVPPLGVAGRPAPLVTKTLLFIGEGSDAIPGIEGEEGRYWGRKFRAYDKSTGEVVWETELPSGTTGAPITYLHEGRQFIVVAIGGNESPAEFVAFGVHP from the coding sequence ATGATCTGGTTCAGTTCGAAAGTCGGTGCCTTCGATGTTCGGCCTCGCGCCAGGAGTCTGACCCTGGTCGCGTGCGCCGGCGCGCTGGTGCTCGGGTCGACCCTGGCGGCCCAAGAGGGCGAGTGGCCGTACTTCGGCGGTGACCGCACCTTCAAGCGCTACTCGCCGCTCGACCGGATCGACGCCTCGAACGTCGGCGATCTGCGCATCGTGTGGCGACGGCCGGGTCTGGAACCGGAGCTCAAGGAGGAGTTCCCCGAGCTGCGTCCGGGCAACAACCTGCGGTCGACGCCCATCATGGTCGAAGGTCGCCTCTTTCTGACCAACCTCGTCGGCCTGCTGCGCGCCGTCGACCCGGCGAGCGGCGAGACCCTGTGGTCTCAGGCGCCGTTCGAGCCGACGATCGAGGAGGCACGCGGCTTGAGCCCACGGGGCGTCGACCTCTGGACCGGCGGCGAGAAGGAACGACTGTTCCTCGCACGCGGTAACTACCTGTACTCGGTCGACGCCTCGAGTGGCGAGCTCGACGCGGACTTCGGCGACCAGGGACGCGTCAGCCTCCGCCTCCCGGGACCGCTTGCCGGCGATTTCACCTGGACTGCCGGGCCGATCGTCGTGGGCGATGTCGTCGTGACCGCCGGATTCACCGGCGGCGCCGGCGACGGCGGCAACATGCGGGAAGCGACGCCGGAGGATGTACGCGGCTACGACGTCCGCACGGGCCGCCGGCTGTGGACGTTCCACGTCGTGCCGCGGCCGGGCGAGCCGGGGAACGAGACCTGGGGCGACGGCTCGTGGGAGTACTCGGGTGACCTCGGGTCGTGGTGCTGCCTGTCGGCCGACGAGGAACTGGGCCACGTCTACGTCCAGCTCTCGGCCCCGACCGCGGCGTACTACGGCGGCCACCGGCCCGGCGACAACCTGTACTCCAACTCACTCGTGGCGCTCAACGCCAGGACGGGCGAGCGGGTCTGGCACTTTCAGATGGTCCGCCACGACGTCTGGGAATGGGACACGGTCGGTCCGGCGACCCTCGGCGAGATCACGGTCGACGGGAGGCGAATCGACGCCGTCATGCAGCCCTCGAAAACCGGCTTCCTCTACGTCTTCGATCGCCGTACCGGGGAGCCGGTGTGGCCGATCGAGGAGAGGGCCGTGCCCGGCTCACGAGTCCCCGGGGAACGACTGTCGCCGACCCAGCCGTTTCCGACAAAGCCGCCGCCTTTCGACCGGCAGGGATTCGTCGAGGACGACCTGATCGACTTCACGCCGGAGCTCCGGGCGCGGGCCCTGGAACTCGTCAAGCCCTTCCGTCTCGGTCCGATCTTCACGCCGCCCGGCCTGATGGACGACGAGCAGGGGAAGATCGGCACGCTGACGAATCCGGGTGCGTGGGGAACCGGGAACTGGCACACCGGCGCCTTCGACCCCGAGACCGGCGTGTACTACGCCGTGTCCCACACCTGGCCGAGCGTGTACTCCCTGACAAAACCGGAAGCCGACGACGCGACGCTCGGCTACGTGATCGGCTACGACGCTCCCGATGTACCCACCCTCGACGGCCTCCCGATCGTCAAGCCACCCTATGGTCGGATCACCGCAATCGACATGCATCGCGGCGAGCACGTGTGGATGGCGGCCAACGGCGACGGGCCGCGAGACCATCCCCTGCTCGAGGGCCTCGACGTGCCGCCGCTGGGGGTCGCCGGGCGGCCGGCACCGCTTGTGACGAAAACGCTGCTGTTCATCGGTGAAGGCAGCGATGCCATCCCCGGCATCGAGGGGGAAGAAGGCCGCTACTGGGGCAGGAAGTTCCGCGCCTACGACAAGTCCACGGGCGAAGTGGTGTGGGAAACGGAGCTGCCCTCCGGCACCACGGGCGCGCCGATAACCTACTTGCACGAAGGTCGTCAATTCATCGTCGTCGCGATCGGCGGCAACGAGTCCCCGGCGGAATTCGTGGCATTCGGAGTCCACCCATGA
- a CDS encoding cupin domain-containing protein: MKRRVLIILCATVLGGSMMAASDETVRPAKISKPELGGKIFERPDVVEQTHADGHVTQTATSLVSSDRSFSSGMYKSGKTRIEITQPYGVDEFMYFLEGGVTLTSSDGTELVINAGEAVTVPKEWTGVFETDGYTKIWVIYSSRE, encoded by the coding sequence ATGAAGAGAAGAGTCCTGATCATCCTCTGTGCGACAGTCCTCGGGGGTTCCATGATGGCTGCAAGCGACGAGACCGTTCGGCCGGCGAAGATCAGCAAGCCGGAGCTCGGCGGCAAGATCTTCGAGCGCCCGGACGTGGTCGAGCAGACCCACGCCGACGGCCATGTGACGCAGACGGCCACATCGCTGGTCTCGAGCGACAGGAGCTTCTCATCAGGCATGTACAAGTCCGGGAAGACACGGATCGAGATCACTCAGCCGTACGGTGTCGACGAGTTCATGTACTTCCTCGAAGGCGGCGTCACCCTGACGTCCTCAGACGGGACGGAGCTCGTGATCAACGCCGGTGAGGCGGTGACGGTGCCGAAAGAGTGGACCGGAGTCTTCGAAACGGACGGCTACACGAAGATCTGGGTCATCTACTCCTCGCGTGAGTAG